A genomic segment from Triplophysa dalaica isolate WHDGS20190420 chromosome 22, ASM1584641v1, whole genome shotgun sequence encodes:
- the LOC130412090 gene encoding C-type lectin domain family 4 member M-like has translation MVNTEDCTEMNIYANRDEINSHDVCRATKDTRNNQTFQHTGSETVRNRSHRSVLVCLVVLCVLLLTAVIVLCVLIYTNNHQFHINNKNITEERDQLLTQYTNITEDRDQLLTKYTNITEDRDELRAKFNNVTKLYEELRTHLYDGWIYYEFSLYFISSEKKNWIESRRNCRERGADLIIINNKDEQDFIEKKTCKEGFWIGLSDSDEEGRWKWVDGSAMTSGFWKSGEPNGRTKENCVESAALVWNDLNCHVTRKWICERIF, from the exons ATGGTGAACACAGAAGATTGTACGGAGATGAATATCTATGCCAACAGGGACGAAATAAACAGTCACGATGTCTGCAGAGCAACAAAAGATACCAGGAATAACCAAACTTTTCAACACACAG GAAGTGAGACTGTGAGGAACAGAAGTCACAGATCAGTTCTAGTGTGTTTGGTGGTGTTGTGTGTTCTTCTACTGACTGCAGTCATAGTGTTGTGTGTCCTGATCTATACAAACAATCACCAGTTtcacatcaacaacaaaaacatcacagaagagAGAGACCAACTACTAACCCAATATACCAACATCACAGAAGACAGAGACCAACTACTAACCAAATATACCAACATCACAGAAGATAGAGATGAATTAAGAGCCAAGTTCAATAATGTTACTAAACTATACGAAGAGCTGAGGACACATCTTTATG ATGGATGGATTTACTATGAATTCAGTTTGTACTTCATTTCATCTGAGAAGAAGAACTGGATTGAGAGCAGAAGAAACTGTAGAGAGAGAGGAGCAGATCTGATCATCATTAACAACAAAGACGAACAA GATTTTATTGAGAAGAAAACTTGTAAAGAAGGATTCTGGATTGGTTTGTCTGATAGCGATGAGGAGGGCAGATGGAAATGGGTTGATGGCAGCGCAATGACCTCTGG CTTCTGGAAGTCTGGAGAACCCAACGGACGAACAAAGGAGAACTGTGTTGAGTCTGCGGCATTAGTGTGGAATGATCTTAATTGTCATGTGACTCGAAAATGGATCTGTGAGAGAATTTTTTAA
- the LOC130411952 gene encoding CD209 antigen-like protein C, translating to MVNTEDCTEMNIYANRDEINSHDVCRATKDTRNNQTFQHTGSETVRNRSHRSVLVCLVVLCVLLLTAVIVLCVLIYTNNHQFHINNKNITEERDQLLTKYTNITEERDQLLTKYTNITEDRDQLLTKYTNITEDRDELRAKFNNVTKLYEELRTHLYDGWIYYKFSLYFISSEEKNWSESRRYCTERGADLIIINNKEEQDFIEKKTSKERFWIGLSDSDEEGRWKWVDGSAMTSGFWSSGEPNGRTKENCVESLALVWNDLYCHVTRKWICERIF from the exons ATGGTGAACACAGAAGATTGTACGGAGATGAATATCTATGCCAACAGGGACGAAATAAACAGTCACGATGTCTGCAGAGCAACAAAAGATACCAGGAATAACCAAACTTTTCAACACACAG GAAGTGAGACTGTGAGGAACAGAAGTCACAGATCAGTTCTAGTGTGTTTGGTGGTGTTGTGTGTTCTTCTACTGACTGCAGTCATAGTGTTGTGTGTCCTGATCTATACAAACAATCACCAGTTtcacatcaacaacaaaaacatcacagaagagAGAGACCAACTACTAACCAAATATACCAACATCACAGAAGAGAGAGACCAACTACTAACCAAATATACCAACATCACAGAAGACAGAGACCAACTACTAACCAAATATACCAACATCACAGAAGATAGAGATGAATTAAGAGCCAAGTTCAATAATGTTACTAAACTATACGAAGAGCTGAGGACACATCTTTATG ATGGATGGATTTACTATAAATTCAGTTTGTACTTCATTTCATCTGAGGAGAAGAACTGGAGTGAGAGCAGAAGATACTGTACAGAGAGAGGAGCAGATCTGATCATCATTAACAACAAAGAGGAACAA GATTTTATTGAGAAGAAAACAAGTAAAGAAAGATTCTGGATTGGTTTGTCTGATAGTGATGAGGAGGGCAGATGGAAATGGGTTGATGGCAGCGCAATGACCTCTGG CTTCTGGAGTTCTGGAGAACCCAACGGACGAACAAAGGAGAACTGTGTTGAGTCTCTGGCATTAGTGTGGAATGATCTTTATTGTCATGTGACTCGAAAATGGATCTGTGAGAGAATTTTTTAA
- the LOC130411773 gene encoding C-type lectin domain family 4 member M-like isoform X1: MSSYVIYNTAPNVIQGMDRERVEMMVEIYESADDFRTQTDSNTNRQQSLQCTDGWIYYKFSLYFISSEKKNWTESRRYCRERGADLIIINNKEEQDFIEKKTCKERFWIGLSDSDEEGRWKWVDGSAMTSGFSFWKSGEPNGRTKENCVESAALVWNDLNCHVTRKWICERIF; the protein is encoded by the exons ATGTCTTCTTATGTTATTTACAATACTGCGCCTAATGTGATTCAGGGaatggacagagagagagtggagaTGATGGTGGAGATCTATGAGAGTGCAGATGACTTCAGGACACAAACAGACTCCAATACAAACAGACAACAATCACTTCAGTGTACCg ATGGATGGATTTACTATAAATTCAGTTTGTACTTCATTTCATCTGAGAAGAAGAACTGGACTGAGAGCAGAAGATACTGTAGAGAGAGAGGAGCAGATCTGATCATCATTAACAACAAAGAGGAACAA GATTTTATTGAGAAGAAAACTTGTAAAGAAAGATTCTGGATTGGTTTGTCTGATAGCGATGAGGAGGGCAGATGGAAATGGGTTGATGGCAGCGCAATGACCTCTGG TTTCAGCTTCTGGAAGTCTGGAGAACCCAACGGACGAACAAAGGAGAACTGTGTTGAGTCTGCGGCATTAGTGTGGAATGATCTTAATTGTCATGTGACTCGAAAATGGATCTGTGAGAGAATTTTTTAA
- the LOC130411773 gene encoding C-type lectin domain family 4 member M-like isoform X2 produces the protein MDRERVEMMVEIYESADDFRTQTDSNTNRQQSLQCTDGWIYYKFSLYFISSEKKNWTESRRYCRERGADLIIINNKEEQDFIEKKTCKERFWIGLSDSDEEGRWKWVDGSAMTSGFSFWKSGEPNGRTKENCVESAALVWNDLNCHVTRKWICERIF, from the exons atggacagagagagagtggagaTGATGGTGGAGATCTATGAGAGTGCAGATGACTTCAGGACACAAACAGACTCCAATACAAACAGACAACAATCACTTCAGTGTACCg ATGGATGGATTTACTATAAATTCAGTTTGTACTTCATTTCATCTGAGAAGAAGAACTGGACTGAGAGCAGAAGATACTGTAGAGAGAGAGGAGCAGATCTGATCATCATTAACAACAAAGAGGAACAA GATTTTATTGAGAAGAAAACTTGTAAAGAAAGATTCTGGATTGGTTTGTCTGATAGCGATGAGGAGGGCAGATGGAAATGGGTTGATGGCAGCGCAATGACCTCTGG TTTCAGCTTCTGGAAGTCTGGAGAACCCAACGGACGAACAAAGGAGAACTGTGTTGAGTCTGCGGCATTAGTGTGGAATGATCTTAATTGTCATGTGACTCGAAAATGGATCTGTGAGAGAATTTTTTAA
- the LOC130411772 gene encoding AP-4 complex subunit mu-1-like: MISQIFMLSSKGDHLIYKDFRGEASKDSINVFYEMVTALSGDQPPVVMTHKDLHFIHVRQGGLYFVASTKTNPSPFTIIEFLNRLAALTKDYCGSLSEKSVRMNFALIYELLDEMVDFGYIQTTSTDMLKNFIQTEAVTSKPFSLFDLSNVGLFGSETQQNKVAPSVAASRPIMSSRGEQGGKNEIFVDVIERLSVVMGSKGVLMKADIQGEIRIKCFLPSCSEMRIGLNEELNIGKSQLKGYNTAVCVDECRFHQAVNLDEFDTFRILKVCPSQGEQTVMQYQLCDELPCPPPFQLFPSVEKDYVNRVLIFLKLRCDLPPKSTALNVSVTVPVPKGAISMSQELSSPDQTAELQPKNKALLWEIPRFPGGAQLSALFKVDVPGLSSASLLEVGPVSMSFELPKQTCTGLQIRFLRLSPTQTGLSQRWVRYVTHSDSYTIRI, encoded by the exons ATGATCAGCCAAATTTTTATGTTGTCGTCAAAGGGAGATCACCTCATATATAAAGACT TCCGAGGAGAGGCCAGTAAAGACTCCATTAATGTCTTTTATGAGATGGTCACAGCTCTAAGTGGTGATCAGCCTCCGGTAGTCATG ACACACAAAGACCTTCATTTCATCCATGTAAGGCAGGGTGGACTTTATTTTGTGGCGTCCACCAAGACAAACCCATCCCCATTTACCATAATCGAGTTCCTTAACAG ATTAGCAGCTCTCACAAAGGACTACTGCGGCAGTCTGTCAGAGAAATCAGTGCGGATGAATTTTGCACTCATTTATGAGCTGCTGGATGAGATGGTG GACTTTGGCTACATACAGACGACCTCAACAGACATGCTTAAAAATTTCATCCAGACAGAGGCTGTAACATCCAAACCCTTCAGTCTTTTTGACCTCAGTAATGTTGGCCTG TTTGGTTCAGAGACCCAGCAAAATAAAGTGGCCCCTAGTGTTGCAGCCAGTCGTCCTATAATGTCCAGTAGAGGAGAGCAA GGCGGAAAGAATGAGATCTTTGTGGATGTTATAGAAAGACTGTCTGTGGTTATGGGCTCCAAA GGTGTTCTAATGAAAGCAGATATTCAGGGAGAGATTAGAATAAAATGCTTTCTCCCATCCTGTTCAG AAATGCGGATTGGGCTGAACGAGGAGCTCAATATTGGAAAGTCCCAGCTAAAAG GCTACAATACTGCTGTGTGTGTAGATGAATGCAGATTCCACCAGGCTGTTAATCTGGATGAATTTGATACTTTCAGAATACTAAAAGTTTGTCCGAGCCAAGGAGAG CAAACGGTGATGCAGTATCAGTTATGTGATGAGCTGCCGTGCCCACCACCATTTCAGTTATTCCCTTCTGTAGAAAAAGATTATGTGAACAG GGTTTTGATCTTCCTTAAACTTAGATGTGATCTTCCACCGAAAAG TACGGCCCTGAATGTCTCCGTCACTGTACCTGTGCCAAAAGGTGCTATAAG TATGTCTCAGGAACTCAGTAGTCCCGACCAGACGGCTGAACTGCAGCCTAAGAACAAAGCCCTTCTGTGGGAGATCCCACGTTTTCCAGGAGGAGCACAACTATCAGCACTGTTTAAG GTGGATGTTCCAGGTTTAAGCTCCGCCTCTTTGCTCGAGGTCGGCCCTGTCAGTATGTCCTTCGAACTTCCCAAACAAACATGCACCGGCCTTCAGATCCGCTTCCTCAGACTCTCTCCAACTCAGACAGGACTGTCACAACGATGGGTTCGATACGTCACTCATTCTGATTCCTACACCATACGTATCTGA
- the arrb2a gene encoding arrestin, beta 2a isoform X2 has product MGDKAGTRVFKKSSPNCKLTVYLGKRDFVDHLDHVDPVDGVILMEPEYLKDRKVFVTLTCAFRYGREDLDVLGLSFRKDLYISTFQAYPPIPEDAKTGSRLQERLLKKLGQNAYPFHFNIPQNLPCSVTLQPGPEDTGKACGVDFEIRAFCAKSMEEKNHKRNSVRLIIRKVQYAPEKPGPQPMVETTRSFLMSDRSLHLEASLDKELYYHGEPISVNVHVTNNSTKTVKRVKISVRQYADICLFSTAQYKCPVAQIEADDQVASSSTFCKVYTLTPTLNNNREKRGLALDGKLKHEDTNLASSTIVKDASNKEVLGVLVSYRVKVKLVVSRGGLLSSLLERDVSVELPFVLMHPKPTDFFFPSSPSAAPMMDPPIDTNLIEFETNLIADDDFVFEDFARLRLKGIIDKEDY; this is encoded by the exons ATGGGGGACAAGGCAGGAACCCG GGTATTCAAGAAGTCCAGTCCCAACTGCAAA CTAACAGTGTACCTTGGGAAAAGAGATTTTGTAGACCATTTAGATCACGTGGACCCTGTTG ATGGTGTCATCCTGATGGAGCCTGAATATCTCAAAGATAGAAAAG TATTTGTCACATTAACCTGCGCGTTTCGATATGGCCGTGAGGACCTTGACGTCCTAGGACTTTCCTTCCGGAAAGATCTTTACATCTCTACTTTCCAAGCCTATCCTCCCATCCCAGAGGATGCCAAGACTGGAAGTCGGCTGCAGGAGAGACTTTTGAAGAAATTGGGCCAAAATGCTTATCCTTTCCATTTCAAT atACCACAAAACCTGCCATGTTCAGTTACCTTGCAGCCTGGGCCTGAGGATACAGGAAAG GCCTGTGGGGTGGATTTTGAGATCAGGGCGTTCTGTGCCAAATCGATGGAAGAGAAGAATCACAAAAG GAATTCAGTTCGGCTCATAATACGTAAAGTCCAATATGCCCCAGAGAAACCCGGTCCACAGCCGATGGTGGAGACAACAAGAAGTTTCCTTATGTCAGACCGATCTTTACATCTAGAGGCTTCTCTTGATAAAGAG CTGTATTACCATGGAGAACCCATCAGTGTTAATGTCCACGTCACAAATAACTCAACCAAGACTGTCAAAAGAGTTAAAATATCAG TTCGACAGTATGCTGATATTTGTCTCTTCAGTACAGCACAGTACAAATGTCCAGTGGCTCAGATAGAGGCTGA cgaTCAGGTGGCATCCAGCTCTACGTTCTGCAAAGTCTACACGCTCACCCCCACCCTCAACAACAATCGGGAGAAGAGGGGACTGGCACTAGATGGAAAACTCAAACATGAAGACACCAACCTCGCATCTAGTACCAT TGTGAAGGATGCCAGTAATAAAGAAGTTCTGGGAGTGTTGGTGTCATATCGGGTCAAAGTGAAACTGGTGGTATCTCGTGGAGG GCTTTTAAGCAGCTTGCTGGAGAG ggATGTTTCCGTGGAACTGCCTTTTGTCCTAATGCATCCAAAGCCCACAGACTTCTTCTTTCCCAGTTCACCTTCAG CTGCTCCAATGATGGATCCACCAATTGACACAAACCTGATAGAATTTGAGACAAA TTTAATAGCAGACGACGATTTTGTATTTGAGGACTTCGCTCGCTTGCGCTTAAAAGGAATCATTGACAAGGAGGACTACTGA
- the arrb2a gene encoding arrestin, beta 2a isoform X1, protein MGDKAGTRVFKKSSPNCKLTVYLGKRDFVDHLDHVDPVDGVILMEPEYLKDRKVFVTLTCAFRYGREDLDVLGLSFRKDLYISTFQAYPPIPEDAKTGSRLQERLLKKLGQNAYPFHFNIPQNLPCSVTLQPGPEDTGKACGVDFEIRAFCAKSMEEKNHKRNSVRLIIRKVQYAPEKPGPQPMVETTRSFLMSDRSLHLEASLDKELYYHGEPISVNVHVTNNSTKTVKRVKISVRQYADICLFSTAQYKCPVAQIEADDQVASSSTFCKVYTLTPTLNNNREKRGLALDGKLKHEDTNLASSTIVKDASNKEVLGVLVSYRVKVKLVVSRGGLLSSLLERDVSVELPFVLMHPKPTDFFFPSSPSAAPMMDPPIDTNLIEFETNSLIADDDFVFEDFARLRLKGIIDKEDY, encoded by the exons ATGGGGGACAAGGCAGGAACCCG GGTATTCAAGAAGTCCAGTCCCAACTGCAAA CTAACAGTGTACCTTGGGAAAAGAGATTTTGTAGACCATTTAGATCACGTGGACCCTGTTG ATGGTGTCATCCTGATGGAGCCTGAATATCTCAAAGATAGAAAAG TATTTGTCACATTAACCTGCGCGTTTCGATATGGCCGTGAGGACCTTGACGTCCTAGGACTTTCCTTCCGGAAAGATCTTTACATCTCTACTTTCCAAGCCTATCCTCCCATCCCAGAGGATGCCAAGACTGGAAGTCGGCTGCAGGAGAGACTTTTGAAGAAATTGGGCCAAAATGCTTATCCTTTCCATTTCAAT atACCACAAAACCTGCCATGTTCAGTTACCTTGCAGCCTGGGCCTGAGGATACAGGAAAG GCCTGTGGGGTGGATTTTGAGATCAGGGCGTTCTGTGCCAAATCGATGGAAGAGAAGAATCACAAAAG GAATTCAGTTCGGCTCATAATACGTAAAGTCCAATATGCCCCAGAGAAACCCGGTCCACAGCCGATGGTGGAGACAACAAGAAGTTTCCTTATGTCAGACCGATCTTTACATCTAGAGGCTTCTCTTGATAAAGAG CTGTATTACCATGGAGAACCCATCAGTGTTAATGTCCACGTCACAAATAACTCAACCAAGACTGTCAAAAGAGTTAAAATATCAG TTCGACAGTATGCTGATATTTGTCTCTTCAGTACAGCACAGTACAAATGTCCAGTGGCTCAGATAGAGGCTGA cgaTCAGGTGGCATCCAGCTCTACGTTCTGCAAAGTCTACACGCTCACCCCCACCCTCAACAACAATCGGGAGAAGAGGGGACTGGCACTAGATGGAAAACTCAAACATGAAGACACCAACCTCGCATCTAGTACCAT TGTGAAGGATGCCAGTAATAAAGAAGTTCTGGGAGTGTTGGTGTCATATCGGGTCAAAGTGAAACTGGTGGTATCTCGTGGAGG GCTTTTAAGCAGCTTGCTGGAGAG ggATGTTTCCGTGGAACTGCCTTTTGTCCTAATGCATCCAAAGCCCACAGACTTCTTCTTTCCCAGTTCACCTTCAG CTGCTCCAATGATGGATCCACCAATTGACACAAACCTGATAGAATTTGAGACAAA CAGTTTAATAGCAGACGACGATTTTGTATTTGAGGACTTCGCTCGCTTGCGCTTAAAAGGAATCATTGACAAGGAGGACTACTGA
- the arrb2a gene encoding arrestin, beta 2a isoform X3 — MGDKAGTRVFKKSSPNCKLTVYLGKRDFVDHLDHVDPVDGVILMEPEYLKDRKVFVTLTCAFRYGREDLDVLGLSFRKDLYISTFQAYPPIPEDAKTGSRLQERLLKKLGQNAYPFHFNIPQNLPCSVTLQPGPEDTGKACGVDFEIRAFCAKSMEEKNHKRNSVRLIIRKVQYAPEKPGPQPMVETTRSFLMSDRSLHLEASLDKELYYHGEPISVNVHVTNNSTKTVKRVKISVRQYADICLFSTAQYKCPVAQIEADDQVASSSTFCKVYTLTPTLNNNREKRGLALDGKLKHEDTNLASSTIVKDASNKEVLGVLVSYRVKVKLVVSRGGDVSVELPFVLMHPKPTDFFFPSSPSAAPMMDPPIDTNLIEFETNSLIADDDFVFEDFARLRLKGIIDKEDY, encoded by the exons ATGGGGGACAAGGCAGGAACCCG GGTATTCAAGAAGTCCAGTCCCAACTGCAAA CTAACAGTGTACCTTGGGAAAAGAGATTTTGTAGACCATTTAGATCACGTGGACCCTGTTG ATGGTGTCATCCTGATGGAGCCTGAATATCTCAAAGATAGAAAAG TATTTGTCACATTAACCTGCGCGTTTCGATATGGCCGTGAGGACCTTGACGTCCTAGGACTTTCCTTCCGGAAAGATCTTTACATCTCTACTTTCCAAGCCTATCCTCCCATCCCAGAGGATGCCAAGACTGGAAGTCGGCTGCAGGAGAGACTTTTGAAGAAATTGGGCCAAAATGCTTATCCTTTCCATTTCAAT atACCACAAAACCTGCCATGTTCAGTTACCTTGCAGCCTGGGCCTGAGGATACAGGAAAG GCCTGTGGGGTGGATTTTGAGATCAGGGCGTTCTGTGCCAAATCGATGGAAGAGAAGAATCACAAAAG GAATTCAGTTCGGCTCATAATACGTAAAGTCCAATATGCCCCAGAGAAACCCGGTCCACAGCCGATGGTGGAGACAACAAGAAGTTTCCTTATGTCAGACCGATCTTTACATCTAGAGGCTTCTCTTGATAAAGAG CTGTATTACCATGGAGAACCCATCAGTGTTAATGTCCACGTCACAAATAACTCAACCAAGACTGTCAAAAGAGTTAAAATATCAG TTCGACAGTATGCTGATATTTGTCTCTTCAGTACAGCACAGTACAAATGTCCAGTGGCTCAGATAGAGGCTGA cgaTCAGGTGGCATCCAGCTCTACGTTCTGCAAAGTCTACACGCTCACCCCCACCCTCAACAACAATCGGGAGAAGAGGGGACTGGCACTAGATGGAAAACTCAAACATGAAGACACCAACCTCGCATCTAGTACCAT TGTGAAGGATGCCAGTAATAAAGAAGTTCTGGGAGTGTTGGTGTCATATCGGGTCAAAGTGAAACTGGTGGTATCTCGTGGAGG ggATGTTTCCGTGGAACTGCCTTTTGTCCTAATGCATCCAAAGCCCACAGACTTCTTCTTTCCCAGTTCACCTTCAG CTGCTCCAATGATGGATCCACCAATTGACACAAACCTGATAGAATTTGAGACAAA CAGTTTAATAGCAGACGACGATTTTGTATTTGAGGACTTCGCTCGCTTGCGCTTAAAAGGAATCATTGACAAGGAGGACTACTGA
- the arrb2a gene encoding arrestin, beta 2a isoform X4: MGDKAGTRVFKKSSPNCKLTVYLGKRDFVDHLDHVDPVDGVILMEPEYLKDRKVFVTLTCAFRYGREDLDVLGLSFRKDLYISTFQAYPPIPEDAKTGSRLQERLLKKLGQNAYPFHFNIPQNLPCSVTLQPGPEDTGKACGVDFEIRAFCAKSMEEKNHKRNSVRLIIRKVQYAPEKPGPQPMVETTRSFLMSDRSLHLEASLDKELYYHGEPISVNVHVTNNSTKTVKRVKISVRQYADICLFSTAQYKCPVAQIEADDQVASSSTFCKVYTLTPTLNNNREKRGLALDGKLKHEDTNLASSTIVKDASNKEVLGVLVSYRVKVKLVVSRGGDVSVELPFVLMHPKPTDFFFPSSPSAAPMMDPPIDTNLIEFETNLIADDDFVFEDFARLRLKGIIDKEDY; this comes from the exons ATGGGGGACAAGGCAGGAACCCG GGTATTCAAGAAGTCCAGTCCCAACTGCAAA CTAACAGTGTACCTTGGGAAAAGAGATTTTGTAGACCATTTAGATCACGTGGACCCTGTTG ATGGTGTCATCCTGATGGAGCCTGAATATCTCAAAGATAGAAAAG TATTTGTCACATTAACCTGCGCGTTTCGATATGGCCGTGAGGACCTTGACGTCCTAGGACTTTCCTTCCGGAAAGATCTTTACATCTCTACTTTCCAAGCCTATCCTCCCATCCCAGAGGATGCCAAGACTGGAAGTCGGCTGCAGGAGAGACTTTTGAAGAAATTGGGCCAAAATGCTTATCCTTTCCATTTCAAT atACCACAAAACCTGCCATGTTCAGTTACCTTGCAGCCTGGGCCTGAGGATACAGGAAAG GCCTGTGGGGTGGATTTTGAGATCAGGGCGTTCTGTGCCAAATCGATGGAAGAGAAGAATCACAAAAG GAATTCAGTTCGGCTCATAATACGTAAAGTCCAATATGCCCCAGAGAAACCCGGTCCACAGCCGATGGTGGAGACAACAAGAAGTTTCCTTATGTCAGACCGATCTTTACATCTAGAGGCTTCTCTTGATAAAGAG CTGTATTACCATGGAGAACCCATCAGTGTTAATGTCCACGTCACAAATAACTCAACCAAGACTGTCAAAAGAGTTAAAATATCAG TTCGACAGTATGCTGATATTTGTCTCTTCAGTACAGCACAGTACAAATGTCCAGTGGCTCAGATAGAGGCTGA cgaTCAGGTGGCATCCAGCTCTACGTTCTGCAAAGTCTACACGCTCACCCCCACCCTCAACAACAATCGGGAGAAGAGGGGACTGGCACTAGATGGAAAACTCAAACATGAAGACACCAACCTCGCATCTAGTACCAT TGTGAAGGATGCCAGTAATAAAGAAGTTCTGGGAGTGTTGGTGTCATATCGGGTCAAAGTGAAACTGGTGGTATCTCGTGGAGG ggATGTTTCCGTGGAACTGCCTTTTGTCCTAATGCATCCAAAGCCCACAGACTTCTTCTTTCCCAGTTCACCTTCAG CTGCTCCAATGATGGATCCACCAATTGACACAAACCTGATAGAATTTGAGACAAA TTTAATAGCAGACGACGATTTTGTATTTGAGGACTTCGCTCGCTTGCGCTTAAAAGGAATCATTGACAAGGAGGACTACTGA
- the si:ch1073-143l10.2 gene encoding uncharacterized protein si:ch1073-143l10.2, whose amino-acid sequence MAYSIMESWKSHVRAELFHRDCREKDPFSGLYGKVSRLEEMLDFHMKLWKDMDTLRSKTNKRCPDEGGTLYLQVNEVEFLNQQLKQTISELTSSLYLKEAELQYCHSQITRYRTEAIVLAQGASSLRADLAEYEYQLECQSKELSVLRLEHQTVKEDLTSVNLQKEQFLDRWLEEKKEEAKRINKHNATQERWQRLAGRMKKRYRARSRPPPPPCVANSTSEIKTMEPQQQRLPS is encoded by the exons ATGGCATATTCGA TCATGGAGTCTTGGAAGAGTCACGTGCGGGCAGAGCTgtttcacagggactgcagggAGAAAGATCCCTTCTCTGGCCTTTATGGGAAGG TGTCCAGGCTGGAGGAGATGCTGGACTTTCACATGAAGCTCTGGAAGGACATGGACACATTAAG GTCCAAAACCAATAAGAGATGTCCAGATGAAGGTGGCACACTTTATCTCCAAGTGAATGAAGTTGAGTTTCTTAATCAGCAG CTTAAACAGACCATCTCAGAGCTGACCAGCAGTCTATACCTGAAGGAGGCGGAGTTACAGTACTGTCATTCCCA AATTACCCGCTACAGGACAGAAGCGATTGTCTTGGCTCAGGGAGCTTCTTCACTACGGGCAGATCTTGCAGAATATGAGTATCAACTGGAGTGTCAATCAAAAGAACTGTCAGTCCTGAGATTGGAGCACCAGACAGTGAAGGAGGATCTTACTTCTGTCAACCTACAGAAAGAGCAGTTTCTAGACCGCTGGTTAGAGGAGAAAAAAGAAGAAGCCAAGAGGATTAACAAACACAATGCAACACAAGAAAG GTGGCAGCGTTTAGCCGGTCGAATGAAGAAGCGTTATCGTGCCCGCTCTCgtccaccaccaccaccatgTGTAGCCAACAGCACCTCAGAAATTAAAACTATGGAGCCTCAACAACAACGTCTGCCTTCTTAA